From Camelina sativa cultivar DH55 chromosome 7, Cs, whole genome shotgun sequence, one genomic window encodes:
- the LOC104704255 gene encoding transcriptional corepressor LEUNIG_HOMOLOG-like codes for LGVHLNLLYVQEIKSEVNLGTSPRQLPVDPSTVYGQGILQSKPGMGGAGLNPGVSGLPLKGWPLTGIEQIRPGLGGPQVQKSFLQNQSQFQLSPQQQQQQQILAQVQAQGNMTNSPMYGDMDPRRFTGLPRGNLNPKDGQQNANDGSIGSPMQSSSSKHISMPPVQQSSSQQQDHLLSQQSQQNNRKRKGPSSSGPANSTGTGNTVGPSNSQPSTPSTHNPVDGVAITGNMHHVNSMPKGPMMYGSDGIGGLASSANQLDDMEQFGDVGALEDNVESFLSQDDGDGGSLFGTLKRNPSEHTETSKAFSFNEVSSIRKSASKVICCNFSSDGKLLASAGHEKKVFIWNMETLHVENTPEEHGNIITDVRFRPNSTQLATSSFDKTIKIWDASDPGYFLRTISGHAAPVMSIDFHPKKTELLCSCDSNNDIRFWDINASCVRATKGASTQVRFQPRTGQFLAAASENIVSIFDVENNNKRIHMFKGHSTNVHSVCWSPNGDLVASVSEDAVKIWSLSTADYIHELINSGNKFHSVVFHPSFPNLLVVGGYQTLELWNTMENKCMTIAAHECVISALAHVKRE; via the exons TTGGGTGTGCATCTGAATCTCTTGTACGTGCAGGAAATCAAAAGTGAAGTCAATCTGGGTACATCTCCGAGACAACTGCCAGTGGATCCTTCTACAGTTTATGGCCAGGGAATTCTGCAATCAAAGCCTGGGATGGGGGGTGCAG GATTAAACCCTGGAGTGAGTGGTCTACCTTTGAAGGGATGGCCATTAACT GGTATCGAGCAAATTCGACCAGGTTTAGGTGGGCCACAGGTTCAGAAATCTTTTCTACAAAATCAAAGTCAATTTCAGCTCTCGccgcagcagcaacaacaacaacagatctTGGCTCAGGTTCAAGCGCAAGGAAATATGACTAATTCACCCATGTATGGTGACATGGACCCTCGAAGATTTACAGGATTACCTAGAGGAAACCTAAATCCGAAAGATGGCCAACAAAATGCAAATGATGGGTCTATAGGGTCCCCAATGCAATCGAGTTCGTCAAAG CATATCAGCATGCCTCCAGTACAACAATCTTCTTCCCAGCAACAAGATCACTTACTATCCCAGCAATCACAACAG AACAACCGCAAAAGAAAAGGGCCTTCCTCTTCTGGTCCTGCTAACAGTACCGGGACAGGAAACACAGTTGGCCCATCCAACTCACAGCCGTCGACTCCTTCAACACATAACCCTGTTGATGGAGTTGCTATAACTGGTAACATGCACCATGTGAATAGCATGCCAAAAGGACCAATGATGTATGGTTCTGATGGGATTGGTGGTCTCGCATCATCAGCAAATCAACTG GATGACATGGAACAGTTTGGAGATGTGGGAGCCCTAGAAGATAACGTAGAATCATTTTTGTCCCAAGATGATGGAGATGGTGGAAGCTTGTTTGGCACCCTAAAGCGGAACCCTTCTGAGCATACCGAAACTTCAAAAG CTTTCAGTTTCAATGAGGTTAGTTCTATAAGAAAAAGTGCCAGTAAGGTCATCTGCTGTAACTTCTCTTCTGATGGGAAATTGTTGGCTAGCGCTGGGCATGAAAAAAAG GTATTTATTTGGAACATGGAAACACTACATGTTGAGAACACGCCGGAAGAACATGGTAATATCATAACAGATGTTCGGTTCAGACCTAATTCAACTCAGCTGGCAACGTCCTCATTTGACAAAACTATCAAGATCTGGGATGCTTCtgat CCTGGTTACTTCCTACGAACAATTTCGGGTCATGCTGCACCTGTTATGTCCATTGATTTTCATCCTAAAAAAACCGAGCTATTATGCTCTTGTGATAGCAACAATGATATTCGTTTTTGGGACATCAACGCTTCTTGTGTTCGTGCTACAAAG GGGGCTAGCACGCAAGTACGGTTCCAGCCAAGAACAGGACAATTTTTGGCTGCAGCATCCGAGAATATTGTGTCAATTTTTGATgttgaaaataataacaaacggATCCACATGTTTAAG GGACATTCCACAAATGTACATTCTGTTTGTTGGAGCCCAAACGGTGATTTGGTAGCTTCTGTTAGTGAAGACGCTGTAAAAATATGGTCACTGAGTACAGCAGATTACATCCACGAGCTTATTAACAGTGGAAACAAGTTCCACTCTGTTGTTTTTCACCCtagctttcccaatctcttGGTCGTTGGTGGCTACCAG ACACTGGAGCTGTGGAACACAATGGAGAACAAATGTATGACGATAGCGGCTCACGAGTGTGTGATCTCTGCCTTGGCTCA TGTTAAGAGGGAGTGA
- the LOC104700186 gene encoding glycine-rich protein 23 gives MGLTSRKACVFIFVLALVAEFAFGHVEVNDDKHFFHKPRPFLHKPRPFFHKHGIYKKGYGKGLGGGGGLGGGGGLGGGGGLGGGGGLGGGLGGGGLGGGGGLGGGGGLGGGGGLGGGLGGGGGGGLGGGGGYGGGAGGGYGGGAGGGLGGGGGAGGGGGFGGGGGGGFGGGAGGGFGKGIGGGGGLGGGYGGGGHH, from the exons ATGGGTTTAACTTCCCGTAAGGCCTGTGTGTTTATCTTTGTACTCGCTCTAGTTGCCGAATTTGCGTTCGGACATGTTGAGGTTAACGACgacaaacactttttccacaaACCTCGCCCATTCCTACACAAACCTCGTCCATTCTTCCACAAACATGGCATTTACAAGAAGGGTTATGGTAAGGGTTTGGGCGGCGGAGGCGGTCTAGGGGGCGGAGGCGGTCTAGGAGGTGGAGGCGGTCTAGGAGGCGGAGGTGGTCTAGGAGGCGGTCTAGGCggag GCGGTCTAGGGGGCGGAGGCGGTCTAGGAGGTGGAGGCGGTCTAGGAGGCGGAGGTGGTCTAGGAGGCGGTCTAGGCggaggtggcggtggtggtttgggaggaggaggaggatatgGCGGTGGTGCTGGAGGAGGATACGGTGGTGGTGCTGGAGGAGGACTCGGAGGCGGTGGTGGtgctggaggaggaggaggatttggtggtggtggcggaggaggattCGGCGGTGGAGCCGGTGGTGGATTTGGTAAAGGCATTGGCGGTGGGGGAGGACTTGGAGGAGGTTATGGTGGTGGTGGCCATCACTGA